A genome region from Plasmodium vinckei vinckei genome assembly, chromosome: PVVCY_07 includes the following:
- a CDS encoding mitochondrial inner membrane protein OXA1, putative, giving the protein MNKAASKLSNNLFINICLKRKKHDLTKNCIIINNNVYNTNLKNGKYSTPINSLTFRGFGNSANNFGLGNQMNGNDDPQKKTEQMFSLFENNKIQEELIKKSSILNLNEIKTNGEYENVQPYTDFIFDKCKANINNDLDPYENSWYFNIVYELLNSTKILLDCSWLVSIIATTTFLRLIILPLTISAERDRRKQKILNPVIKEFTNKLKTHAQSGNIKKALEYKTKILNIRNTHGISLIPKSIILMIFMQTPLFFIFYFSMKKIASYPEIFKEFTFESPLWLDSLSLPDPYCILPILSSLLLLSNHELTALIDKHIANNNPNKYDDESEFQKNIKKISKIAMRGFYISSALFFKSMPSGLFIYFITNTFFQLFVTQVCKIKIVENFLDLPPLHSKGLSNDDNNESHKPPKNIHMNDLIKKKKT; this is encoded by the coding sequence ATGAACAAAGCTGCGAGCAAATTGTCAAACaacttatttattaacatatgcttaaagagaaaaaaacatgatctcacaaaaaattgtattattattaataacaatgtatataacaccaatttaaaaaatggaaaatatagCACACCAATTAATTCTCTAACATTTCGAGGATTTGGAAATTCGGCAAATAACTTCGGATTAGGAAATCAAATGAATGGAAATGACGATCCACAAAAGAAAACCGAACAAATGTTCagtttatttgaaaataataaaatacaagAAGAATTAATAAAGAAGTCCagcatattaaatttaaatgaaataaaaacaaatggggaatatgaaaatgtaCAACCATATActgattttatttttgataagTGTAAAgctaatataaataatgatttaGATCCATATGAAAACTCATGgtattttaatattgtatatgaattattaaattcaacaaaaattttattagatTGTTCATGGTTAGTATCAATAATAGCAACTACCACATTTTTAcgattaattattttaccTTTAACAATATCAGCTGAAAGAGATCgaagaaaacaaaaaattttaaatccTGTAATTAAAGAATtcacaaataaattaaaaacacATGCTCAATCaggaaatattaaaaaagcattagaatataaaaccaaaatattaaatatacgAAATACACATGGTATATCTTTAATACCTAAATCTATCATATTAATGATTTTTATGCAAACACCattattctttattttctatttttcaatgaaaaaaatagcttCTTATCCTgaaatttttaaagaattTACTTTTGAATCTCCATTATGGCTAGACAGTTTATCATTGCCAGACCCTTATTGTATCTTACCCATTTTATCATCTCTTCTACTTTTATCAAATCATGAATTAACAGCATTGATTGATAAACATATAGCCAATAACAatccaaataaatatgatgatGAATCagaatttcaaaaaaatattaaaaaaatatcaaaaatagCTATGAGAGgattttatatatcttcagcattattttttaaatctatGCCATCtggattatttatttattttattactaatacattttttcaattatttgTAACACAAGtttgtaaaattaaaatagtaGAAAATTTCCTAGACCTACCTCCATTACATTCAAAAGGTTTATCCAATGATGACAATAATGAAAGTCACAAGCctccaaaaaatatacacatgAACGatcttattaaaaaaaaaaaaacctaA
- a CDS encoding leucine--tRNA ligase, putative codes for MIIIICLIIVVGIADLISFNALKVIDAFGVIKNYENKNLFLKPGNYTKRRKKYDYGSDKNRSIKINCVKKNLYDFKLIEKKWQIIWNCKKLLDKDFKRFNKYMENENKGEKKRSDITETKNGEDNGTEIGVDGYRNGIEESTDSIEKKVGNNVRCDMKEKYYILDMFPYPSSSGLHVGHILCFTITDVISKFKRMNKYCVFHPIGWDSFGLPCDRLSMKLKVDPRQIIKKNISNFKNQLIKLGFLFNWENEINTCEKKYFKWTQWIIIQMFLNNLAYKKKSYVNWSDELNCVISNDELRNEINLKNLKIKKIKLLQWYLKITKYAKRLVKDLKLINWPDKIKNMQNNWIGIRSGIIIKGKIMDSKYMINYYSNFIKKLKIPHIFYNSVYNNYSLLLLNRVYTSMLGHKKIYDFFLFDNENIPTSLKGAVVELCNKIGVTSSGENSEEMDIPNLLLNQDNNLLVLRKETDKSNVEEPNDNYVKIFLEKNDRILENDKIIISIDHPDINKIINGNKFLENIINEKILQDDMTRLKDDKIYFSGSVFYNPIINKYIPIYICSWILENHKNTLFFMEKEKTDKMERNKKNELIYDLIANSKFSKKKYMYNLKDWLFSRQRYWGEPFPFIYKTDETNGREYFYKDEEKENNKVQIKKVRNNPSNDVYIDKIPVCLPKFDKSIYDVKKGGDITDCENDNGHSVLSKFKDWIYLKNEKDDVLYKRECDIMPQWAGSSWYYLRYIDPKNEKKIFNKKKINSWLPVDLYVGGSEHAVLHLLYARFFHKFLYDLKLVNHKEPFKKLFNQGLLLNAGSFYLYTDLENRLISFENVAKLLKGESKTDKVDNSTSENVKKQDEIVKELISGKSYKTEGNIVRKYLIDEKYVTEKENKYYLKNLNSIQVQPIYEKMSKSRGNIINPDDIVKKYGADCLRLHILFLGPIDQNKKWSIKGIKGTYKFLSKLYNLFIKKKEESDYLEKESKECHNLICENCVEIEKDKKLILDFMKKKVNGTKKGIKKMIKIVRKKGDNNMILSDIIKKKKIDEIEKEKKIITNYYITQITSCIEKSRLNTAVSFFMKFYNEIKTWDYIPLKIFLIFIKLLYPFCPHISEEFWYYYLKKYKGREKGNKIKNVKKKEKVAKQICYFCNSRSLLFYAKWPSLFQIKNNEKSANISIRINNKHITYIKNNSESSKQNIIEQSTNMIKDSIDKEIKKGKKIVNIINVPDKLINFVIV; via the coding sequence ttatttttaaaaccaGGTAATTATACGAAGAGgcgtaaaaaatatgactaTGGAAGTGACAAAAATCGGagtattaaaattaattgtgtaaaaaaaaatctatacgattttaaattaatagaaaaaaaatggcaaATAATATGGAATTGCAAAAAGTTATTGGATAAAGATTTCAAAAGGTTTAATAAGTATatggaaaatgaaaataagggagagaaaaaaagaagtgATATAACcgaaacaaaaaatggtGAGGATAATGGTACTGAGATTGGGGTGGATGGGTATAGAAATGGAATAGAAGAAAGTACAGACagtattgaaaaaaaagttggAAATAATGTTAGGTGTGATATGAAAGAGAAGTATTACATACTTGATATGTTTCCATACCCATCATCTTCAGGATTACATGTTGggcatattttatgttttactATAACGGATGTTATAagtaaatttaaaagaatgAATAAGTATTGTGTTTTTCATCCTATAGGATGGGATAGTTTTGGATTGCCATGTGATAGACTATCTATGAAATTAAAAGTTGATCCTagacaaataataaaaaaaaatatttcaaattttaaaaatcaattaattaaattagggtttttatttaattgggaaaatgaaataaatacttgtgagaaaaaatattttaaatggaCACAATGgataattatacaaatgtttttaaataatttagcttataaaaaaaagtcaTATGTTAATTGGTCTGATGAGCTTAATTGTGTTATATCGAATGATGAGCTAAGAaatgaaattaatttaaaaaatttaaaaataaaaaaaataaaattattacaatggtatttaaaaattacaaaatatgCAAAGAGATTAGTTAaagatttaaaattaattaattggccagacaaaattaaaaatatgcaaaataaTTGGATTGGTATAAGATCaggaattattataaaaggaaaaattatggatagtaaatatatgataaattattattctaattttataaaaaaattaaaaatacctcatatattttacaacagtgtgtataataattattccCTTTTATTGCTGAATCGTGTTTATACTTCTATGCTAggacataaaaaaatatatgacttttttttatttgacaATGAAAATATCCCTACTAGTTTAAAGGGAGCTGTTGTAGAATTATGCAATAAAATAGGGGTTACTAGTTCTGGTGAAAATAGTGAAGAAATGGATATACCCAATCTTTTATTAAACCAAGATAATAATCTTTTGGTACTTAGAAAAGAAACTGACAAATCGAATGTAGAAGAACCAAATgataattatgtaaaaatatttttagaaaaaaatgataggATATTAGagaatgataaaataattataagtaTCGATCATCctgatattaataaaattattaacggcaataaatttttagaaaatataattaatgaaaaaattttacaaGATGATATGACGAGATTAAAAgatgataaaatttatttttcaggatctgttttttataacccaattattaataagtatatacctatatatatatgttcttggattttagaaaatcataaaaatacacttttttttatggaaaaagaaaagacagataaaatggaaagaaataaaaaaaacgagCTAATATATGATCTTATAGCTAATTCAAAATTTagtaaaaagaaatatatgtacaatTTGAAGGATTGGTTATTTTCAAGACAGAGATATTGGGGTGAGCCCTTTccatttatatacaaaactGATGAAACAAACGGACgagaatatttttataaggatgaagaaaaagaaaataataaagttcaaattaaaaaagtaagGAATAACCCCTCAAATgatgtatatatagataaaatCCCTGTTTGTCTTCCTAAGTTTGATAAGAGCATATATGATGTAAAAAAGGGGGGTGATATAACAGATtgtgaaaatgataatggGCATTCAGTTCTTTCTAAATTTAAAGATtggatatatttaaaaaatgaaaaagatgatgttttatataaaagagAATGTGATATAATGCCACAATGGGCAGGATCTAGTTGGTATTATTTACGATATATTGAtccaaaaaatgaaaaaaaaatttttaataaaaaaaaaataaattcttGGTTACCTGTAGATTTATATGTAGGGGGAAGTGAACATGCAGTACTTCATTTGCTATATGCCagattttttcataaatttttatatgaccTTAAATTAGTAAATCATAAAGAgccatttaaaaaattgtttaacCAAGggttattattaaatgcgggatcattttatttgtacACCGATTTAGAAAACCGGTTGATAAGTTTCGAGAATGTTGCAAAGTTATTAAAGGGGGAAAGCAAAACGGATAAAGTTGATAATAGCACAAGTGAAAATGTAAAGAAGCAAGACGAAATAGTGAAAGAATTAATAAGTGGAAAAAGTTATAAGACGGAAGGAAATATAGTAaggaaatatttaattgatgaaaaatatgttactgaaaaggaaaataaatattatttaaaaaatttaaactCAATACAAGTACAAccaatatatgaaaaaatgtcAAAGTCAAGaggaaatataataaatccAGATgatatagtaaaaaaatatggggCTGATTGTTTGAggttacatattttatttctaggCCCAATagatcaaaataaaaaatggtcGATCAAAGGAATTAAGGgaacatataaatttttaagtaaattatataatctatttattaaaaagaaagaagAATCTGATTatttagaaaaagaaaGTAAGGAGTgtcataatttaatttgtgAAAATTGTGTAGAAATAGAAAAAGACaagaaattaattttagactttatgaaaaagaaagtaaatggaacaaaaaaagggattaaaaaaatgataaaaatagtgagaaaaaaaggggataataatatgatattatctgatattattaaaaaaaaaaaaatagatgaaattgaaaaggaaaaaaaaataattacaaattattatattacaCAAATAACAAGCTGTATAGAAAAAAGTCGATTAAATACAGctgtttcattttttatgaaattttataatgaaataaaaacatgGGATTATATaccattaaaaatatttttaatttttataaaattgttatatCCATTTTGTCCACATATAAGTGAAGAGTTTtggtattattatttaaaaaaatataaaggaaGAGAAAAAgggaataaaataaaaaacgtgaaaaaaaaagaaaaagtagCAAAACAAATATGCTATTTTTGCAATTCACGCTCTTTGTTATTTTATGCAAAATGGCCTTCCTTATTTCaaatcaaaaataatgaaaaatctGCAAACATTTCTATACGAATAAACAATAAgcatattacatatattaaaaataatagtgaaAGCTCAAAACAAAACATAATAGAACAATCGacaaatatgataaaagaTTCTAtagataaagaaataaaaaaaggaaaaaaaatcgttaatattataaatgttCCTGATaagttaataaattttgtgATTGTATGA